In Papaver somniferum cultivar HN1 chromosome 1, ASM357369v1, whole genome shotgun sequence, a genomic segment contains:
- the LOC113335112 gene encoding uncharacterized protein LOC113335112: MSLVATSSSISSHQIKKLIHGDNQPRSSLSDVLAGGLSCLPCRARTATMSIYNGKNASNLFRSFNRSWQPNNRRTKNMGIFNANLNSSGSGGPPTPPSGPPSSPGWFNWILWTLVPMFLPFLRNKWGPFSTLKDKVDTMVHTVEMAAEVIEEVAEEVEKVAEDLEEKLPEGALRTAAHNIHEVADEAYEIAKVADDLAHQAEEIENKMMNLVEKQESVVAAAKDIETDMEDLQKATAAAAKDQERRDHKSHHKKD; this comes from the exons ATGTCGCTAGTCGCTACAAGCTCGTCCATCTCTTCTCACCAGATAAAAAAACTAATCCATGGTGATAACCAACCTAGATCATCACTATCCGATGTTCTTGCTGGTGGTCTATCTTGCCTTCCTTGCAGGGCGAGGACTGCAACTATGAGTATTTATAACGGAAAGAACGCATCAAATCTATTCCGTTCATTCAACAGATCATGGCAACCAAACAACAGACGTACTAAAAACAT GGGAATATTTAATGCAAACCTAAATTCATCAGGATCCGGTGGACCTCCTACCCCTCCTTCTGGACCTCCCTCTTCACCAGGATG GTTTAACTGGATCTTATGGACTCTGGTACCTATGTTCTTACCTTTCTTGAGAAACAAATGGGGTCCGTTTAGCACTCTTAAAG ATAAAGTAGATACAATGGTACACACCGTGGAAATGGCAGCAGAAGTGATTGAAGAAGTAGCAgaggaggtggagaaggtggcAGAAGATCTCGAAGAAAAGCTTCCTGAAGGTGCACTCAGGACTGCAGCGCATAATATCCATGAAGTTGCAGATGAAGCCTATGAAATTGCTAAAGTTGCCGATGACCTCGCTCACCAG GCAGAAGAGATAGAAAACAAAATGATGAATTTGGTGGAGAAGCAAGAATCAGTAGTAGCAGCAGCCAAAGATATTGAGACAGATATGGAGGATTTGCAAAAGGCAACTGCGGCTGCAGCAAAGGATCAAGAACGCAGGGATCATAAGTCTCATCATAAAAAAGATTAG
- the LOC113335128 gene encoding uncharacterized protein LOC113335128 isoform X1 translates to MSSAPSARPSLSSSHKIRRNQISNDHQNRTSSSSSNFVVGGLTHLPCRMRIMSSITTNKNVSFLSLSSATNSGSHYLFSRSLQPKKRTTHIRELNATENLPAGTPVPTPPGPPQSGWFNWIIWTVIPMLFPFFKNKMSPLMLLKQKVETVVNIVDHAAEELENVAEEVVKITDEFEQKVPEGSVLKTALGSVHEVAEEAIKVAEEVEDLVDKGKVLEQKIEDAIEKQDASAAAEGQQQQKAEAVEKKVVDMAKKHDSVVTAVKEVKTDAKDFLKTTEAAAVAKQEQKNAASNRK, encoded by the exons ATGTCTTCTGCACCAAGTGCACGCCCATCCCTTAGTTCATCACACAAGATAAGGAGAAACCAAATCAGTAATGATCATCAAAAtagaacttcttcttcatcatccaatTTTGTCGTTGGTGGTCTAACTCATCTTCCATGCAGAATGAGGATCATGAGTAGTATCACTACAAATAAAAATGTTAGCTTCTTGTCATTATCGTCAGCAACAAATTCAGGGTCTCACTACTTATTTAGTAGATCATTACAACCAAAAAAACGTACTACTCACAT TAGGGAACTGAATGCAACTGAGAATCTCCCGGCTGGAACCCCAGTCCCAACCCCTCCTGGTCCACCTCAATCTGGATG GTTTAACTGGATCATCTGGACTGTAATACCCATGCTTTTCCCTTTCTTCAAGAACAAAATGAGTCCATTAATGCTTCTTAAAC AGAAAGTAGAAACAGTGGTAAACATTGTGGATCATGCTGCCGAGGAGCTTGAAAATGTAGCGGAGGAGGTGGTGAAGATAACCGATGAATTTGAGCAAAAAGTACCTGAAGGTAGTGTACTTAAAACAGCACTCGGTTCTGTCCATGAAGTTGCAGAGGAAGCTATTAAAGTTGCAGAGGAAGTTGAAGACCTCGTTGACAAG GGAAAAGTGCTGGAACAAAAGATAGAAGATGCGATTGAAAAGCAAGATGCTTCAGCGGCAGCCGAGGGCCAGCAACAACAAAAG GCAGAAGCTGTAGAGAAAAAGGTGGTAGATATGGCAAAGAAGCATGATTCAGTAGTAACAGCAGTCAAGGAGGTAAAGACAGATGCGAAGGATTTTCTCAAAACAACAGAAGCCGCAGCTGTAGCAAAACAAGAACAAAAAAATGCAGCGTCTAATAGAAAATGA
- the LOC113335128 gene encoding uncharacterized protein LOC113335128 isoform X2, whose product MSSAPSARPSLSSSHKIRRNQISNDHQNRTSSSSSNFVVGGLTHLPCRMRIMSSITTNKNVSFLSLSSATNSGSHYLFSRSLQPKKRTTHMELNATENLPAGTPVPTPPGPPQSGWFNWIIWTVIPMLFPFFKNKMSPLMLLKQKVETVVNIVDHAAEELENVAEEVVKITDEFEQKVPEGSVLKTALGSVHEVAEEAIKVAEEVEDLVDKGKVLEQKIEDAIEKQDASAAAEGQQQQKAEAVEKKVVDMAKKHDSVVTAVKEVKTDAKDFLKTTEAAAVAKQEQKNAASNRK is encoded by the exons ATGTCTTCTGCACCAAGTGCACGCCCATCCCTTAGTTCATCACACAAGATAAGGAGAAACCAAATCAGTAATGATCATCAAAAtagaacttcttcttcatcatccaatTTTGTCGTTGGTGGTCTAACTCATCTTCCATGCAGAATGAGGATCATGAGTAGTATCACTACAAATAAAAATGTTAGCTTCTTGTCATTATCGTCAGCAACAAATTCAGGGTCTCACTACTTATTTAGTAGATCATTACAACCAAAAAAACGTACTACTCACAT GGAACTGAATGCAACTGAGAATCTCCCGGCTGGAACCCCAGTCCCAACCCCTCCTGGTCCACCTCAATCTGGATG GTTTAACTGGATCATCTGGACTGTAATACCCATGCTTTTCCCTTTCTTCAAGAACAAAATGAGTCCATTAATGCTTCTTAAAC AGAAAGTAGAAACAGTGGTAAACATTGTGGATCATGCTGCCGAGGAGCTTGAAAATGTAGCGGAGGAGGTGGTGAAGATAACCGATGAATTTGAGCAAAAAGTACCTGAAGGTAGTGTACTTAAAACAGCACTCGGTTCTGTCCATGAAGTTGCAGAGGAAGCTATTAAAGTTGCAGAGGAAGTTGAAGACCTCGTTGACAAG GGAAAAGTGCTGGAACAAAAGATAGAAGATGCGATTGAAAAGCAAGATGCTTCAGCGGCAGCCGAGGGCCAGCAACAACAAAAG GCAGAAGCTGTAGAGAAAAAGGTGGTAGATATGGCAAAGAAGCATGATTCAGTAGTAACAGCAGTCAAGGAGGTAAAGACAGATGCGAAGGATTTTCTCAAAACAACAGAAGCCGCAGCTGTAGCAAAACAAGAACAAAAAAATGCAGCGTCTAATAGAAAATGA